A stretch of Podospora bellae-mahoneyi strain CBS 112042 chromosome 5, whole genome shotgun sequence DNA encodes these proteins:
- a CDS encoding hypothetical protein (EggNog:ENOG503Q45R; COG:Q): MLFRWFYSWMPDPGSRYSHPRFFFDDYPRLFHFGSCLLVIMAVSQTLTQVVDLVSEHKVEITVAFVAVYFLSQIRTYFKLAHVPGPWFAGWSDIPHNWSIWNERAYQYYYDISERYGKIARIGPNSVLSSAPEVWIHVNTKPGYRRSDWYFKAVRVEYQRDNIFSQADTEKHDATRKKIAPGYSGRENLELEGSVDSRVVAFLDLIRRNYLSVDGGPVKKMDLAKKIQFFTMDVISLVAFGTTFGMLDRDSDINNFVKSSEDGLLIGNMFMSLNLAWLVQAPVIGKFLGPSPKDKTGFGAMMRETFRYIDERVENAATDTRRDMLASFYRHGLRGDELRSEVLEQMVAGSDTTAGALRGIMLHVLGTPRVQKKLQEEIDAVHAKRTWGDGIVPHAVAKQMPYMQAVIREGLRIWPPVLNLLPKDVPAGGDTIVVDGKKVFLPGGTCIGVSTLAMHHDKELYGEDADVFRPERWLLETDQQKLAMMTRINDLTFGHGKWQCLGKPVAQMEINKMLFEWFRNFDWAVAKPSKPWRLTNAFGLFLINDFYVRVMERET, translated from the exons ATGCTTTTCAGGTGGTTTTATAGCTGGATGCCAGACCCAGGTTCTCGGTACTCACATCctcgtttttttttcgacGACTATCCTCGTCTTTTCCATTTTGGTTCTTGTTTGTTGGTCATCATGGCTGTCAGCCAGACCTTGACTCAGGTCGTTGACCTTGTGTCTGAGCACAAGGTTGAGATCACTGTGGCTTTCGTTGCGGTTTATTTCTTGAGTCAAATCAGGACATACTTCAAATTGGCGCATGTGCCGGGCCCGTGGTTTGCGGGCTGGAGCGATATACCGCATAACTGGTCGATTTGGAATGAGAGGGCTTATCAGTATTATTATGATATTTCGGAACGATATG GCAAGATTGCACGCATCGGACCAAATTCTGTTCTTTCCTCGGCACCCGAGGTCTGGATCCATGTCAACACCAAACCTGGATATCGGAGGAGTGACTGGTACTTCAAGGCGGTGAGGGTCGAGTACCAGAGGGATAATATTTTCAGTCAGGCGGACACGGAGAAGCATGATGCTACCAGGAAGAAGATTGCACCTGGG TACTCCGGCCGGGAAAACCTGGAGTTGGAAGGGTCGGTCGACAGCCGTGTTGTTGCCTTCCTCGATCTCATCCGCAGAAACTACCTCTCTGTTGATGGCGGCCCtgtgaagaagatggactTGGCAAAGAAAATACAGTTCTTCACCATGGACGTCATTTCACTCGTGGCGTTTGGGACCACATTTGGGATGCTGGATCGGGATAGCGATATCAATAACTTTGTCAAGAGCTCAGAGGATGGGTTGCTGATCGGGAACATGTTTATGTCGCTGAATCTGGCTTGGTTGGTGCAGGCGCCGGTGATTGGGAAGTTTTTGGGACCCAGCCCGAAGGATAAGACCGGTTTTGGCGCCATGATGAGGGAGACGTTCAGATATATCGACGAGAGAGTGGAGAACGCGGCAACAGATACCAGGAGGGATATGTTGGCGAGCTTTTATCGGcatgggttgaggggggatgagTTGAGGAGTGAGGTTTTGGAGCAGA TGGTTGCTGGGTCTgacaccaccgccggtgCGTTGAGAGGCATCATGCTCCATGTTTTGGGTACGCCGAGGGTGCAAAAGAAACTGCAAGAGGAGATTGATGCCGTTCATGCCAAGAGAACTTGGGGTGATGGGATTGTTCCTCATGCTGTTGCGAAGCAGATGCCGTACATGCAGGCCGTCATCCGGGAAGGACTCAGAATCTGGCCACCTGTGTTGAACCTGCTGCCAAAGGATGTGCCTGCCGGCGGTGATACCATCGTGGTTGACGGGAAGAAGGTTTTCTTGCCCGGTGGGACTTGCATTGGTGTCTCGACACTGGCCATGCATCACGACAAGGAGCTCTATGGCGAAGATGCAGATGTTTTCCGGCCTGAAAGGTGGCTGCTGGAGACTGATCAGCAGAAGCTGGCCATGATGACCAGGATCAACGACTTGACTTTCGGGCATGGAAAGTGGCAGTGCTTGGGCAAGCCCGTGGCTCAGATGGAGATCAACAAGATGTTGTTTGAG TGGTTCCGCAACTTCGACTGGGCCGTCGCTAAGCCCTCAAAACCGTGGAGGTTGACGAATGCCTTTGGCCTTTTCTTGATCAATGACTTCTATGTAAGAGTTATGGAGCGGGAGACTTGA
- a CDS encoding hypothetical protein (EggNog:ENOG503P03N; COG:E) yields the protein MVARLPSDLPKVKEFPASANPDDIVQALIRTGGVVIRNVIPQETLDVIEKDVRPFIEADKPWKGDFFPPETRRVYGLAGKSPTFFKSVVANPLYQAVCSKMLTAEYKSWLGQKLETSISRPQLNNTIVFSINPGARAQELHRDDMIHHNVLTAITADQYKIGRDTGIGWFVAGKKTTKANGATRFIPGSHLWDQMEPPREELAFFAEMNPGDGFMMLSSCFHGGSANTTRDEERLIYSCFMTKGYLRQEENQYLASPLEKIREYYDADLQKLIGYQVSSPFLGWLDLDDPRKALYGGDWEGKGGDLY from the exons ATGGTTGCTCGCCTTCCCTCCGACCTTCCCAAGGTGAAAGAGTTCCCAGCCAGCGCCAACCCAGATGATATTGTCCAAGCACTCATCCGCaccggtggtgttgtcatcCGAAACGTCATCCCCCAAGAAACACTAGATGTCATCGAGAAAGACGTCCGCCCCTTCATCGAAGCCGACAAGCCCTGGAAAGGCGACTTCTTCCCTCCCGAAACCCGCCGGGTCTACGGCCTTGCCGGAAAATCACCTACCTTCTTCAAGAGCGTCGTCGCCAACCCGTTATACCAAGCCGTCTGCAGCAAGATGCTCACAGCAGAGTATAAATCCTGGCTGGGGCAAAAACTCGAGACATCCATCTCCCGCCCTCAGCTCAACAACACAATTGTCTTTTCTATCAACCCCGGCGCCAGAGCCCAGGAGCTGCACCGCGATGATATGATTCACCATAATGTCCTCACGGCCATCACAGCTGACCAATACAAAATCGGGCGTGACACTGGCATCGGATGGTTCGTCGCCGGGAAGAAGACCACAAAGGCCAATGGCGCGACGAGGTTCATTCCGGGGAGTCATCTGTGGGATCAGATGGAGCCTCCTAGGGAAGAGCTAGCTTTTTTTGCGGAGATGAACCCCGGGGATGGGTTCATGATGCTTAGTAGCTGCTTTCATGGAGGTAGTGCTAACACGAcaagggatgaggagaggttgatttACAGTTGTTTTATGACGAAGGGGTATCTACGGCAG GAAGAGAACCAATACTTGGCGTCCCCGCTTGAGAAGATCCGCGAGTATTACGACGCTGATTTGCAGAAGCTGATCGGGTATCAGGTTAGTAGCCCGTTTTTGGGCTGGTTGGACTTGGATGATCCGAGGAAGGCGCTGTATGGAGGTGAttgggagggaaaggggggggatttgTACTAG
- a CDS encoding hypothetical protein (EggNog:ENOG503NZRF), whose translation MRIGSLRHAAVWVACLPHHVAAVNHRDPAEGAARMNAYEIFNAIHSAMRQWGSSLNHNGLSTFVATVPAGVTLYHGTCRSTPPPGPEWLAFEIEHAELFAHPRWKFPPRELNTAGSPMPLQRQRGIFFQGENDYEVREDGEDEKGYLQIYKTTQPVRLLYLDGTSAANTEMGTLDLQDFVIRGDRNAEAWDEFGRAQSLCDIVTSWGLQGVIRMEAGFEIIKCNFSDSMELVSAIQRPADPSNSDGLGWEGYAEVHPFEWISAVAQRYHGIGGSRVELDFSSMVSAMFYPVNLTNDKSSKPNLPRLWYATEDELLSIRSRVEEVVHERLDGNHTSINWQEVTDLIITRYADRLWFMAERAQSILEFQGELNHLTNTHVDYGEKDIYHAACSRCERHYISSATPKTPEDHLILAAMEEVAHAICETLFVVRLFIKNQIRIDKLKYNDRVPASRVDELLQSSKKAIRELMDQLKWTRWKECTTCDFHEVCFAPLWPVGDKDSYEQPNCRNHSSIQNSWWDNRYWDMPKMPHTPKPPSREDL comes from the coding sequence ATGCGGATTGGCAGCCTGAGACATGCAGCCGTTTGGGTGGCTTGCCTGCCCCACCATGTGGCGGCTGTCAATCATCGGGACCCCGCCGAGGGGGCAGCCAGGATGAATGCTTACGAAATCTTCAACGCCATCCATTCCGCCATGCGACAATGGGGCTCATCTTTGAACCATAATGGCCTGTCAACTTTCGTCGCCACTGTTCCTGCTGGAGTGACCTTGTACCACGGCACCTGCAGGTCAACACCGCCACCTGGTCCAGAATGGCTCGCCTTCGAGATTGAGCACGCAGAGCTATTTGCTCACCCGCGATGGAAGTTTCCGCCGCGGGAGTTGAACACTGCGGGCTCTCCCATGCCGCTCCAGCGCCAACGAGGGATTTTCTTCCAGGGAGAAAACGATTATGAAGTTCGAGAAGATGGCGAAGATGAAAAAGGGTACCTCCAGATCTACAAAACGACACAGCCTGTTCGGCTGCTCTACCTAGACGGTACGAGTGCCGCCAACACGGAGATGGGCACCCTGGACTTGCAAGACTTTGTTATCCGAGGGGACCGCAATGCTGAAGCTTGGGATGAGTTCGGTCGTGCCCAAAGTCTCTGTGATATTGTCACGAGCTGGGGTCTTCAGGGTGTGATTCGGATGGAAGCCGGTTTTGAGATCATCAAGTGCAACTTTTCTGACAGCATGGAGCTGGTTTCCGCTATCCAGCGTCCAGCTGATCCGTCCAACTCTGATGGGCTAGGTTGGGAAGGGTATGCTGAAGTTCACCCTTTTGAATGGATCAGCGCTGTTGCTCAGCGGTACCATGGTATTGGTGGCTCCAGGGTAGAGCTCGATTTCTCTTCCATGGTCTCGGCGATGTTTTACCctgtcaacctcaccaaTGACAAATCGTCAAAGCCAAATCTTCCACGATTGTGGTATGCAACAGAGGACGAGTTGCTGAGCATCAGGTCCcgcgtggaggaggtggtacATGAGCGGCTGGACGGTAACCACACTTCCATTAACTGGCAGGAGGTTACCGATCTGATCATCACACGCTATGCAGATAGGCTTTGGTTCATGGCAGAAAGAGCTCAGTCGATATTGGAGTTCCAAGGCGAGCTCAACCATCTGACAAACACCCATGTCGACTACGGCGAGAAAGACATATATCATGCCGCCTGTTCACGCTGCGAACGCCACTATATCAGCTCAGCCACGCCCAAGACTCCAGAAGACCATCTTATTCTTGCCGCTATGGAGGAAGTGGCGCATGCTATCTGCGAGACACTATTCGTAGTGCGCCTTTTCATCAAGAATCAGATCAGGATTGACAAGCTCAAATACAACGACAGAGTACCTGCGAGCCGTGTGGATGAACTTCTTCAATCTTCAAAGAAGGCTATTAGGGAGTTGATGGACCAGCTGAAGTGGACAAGATGGAAGGAGTGCACCACCTGTGACTTTCACGAGGTGTGCTTTGCGCCGCTGTGGCCTGTCGGTGACAAGGACTCGTACGAGCAGCCCAACTGCAGGAATCATTCTTCGATTCAGAATAGCTGGTGGGATAACCGGTACTGGGATATGCCGAAGATGCCGCATACGCCGAAGCCGCCTTCGCGTGAGGACCTTTAA